A window of Kangiella sp. TOML190 genomic DNA:
GCGTTATACAAACTCTGACTTTAGCCAAGATCCTAACGTGTTACAGGGCTTGAATGTGTCTTCGATCAATAAAAACTTGGTTCGACAATTGTTGTACGCTTATAAATTGGATGCGAAAAGCGTTTTGTACCTCGGATACTCTGATAATGGCATTGAAAATGATCAAATTTCTTCGCTTACAGAAAACCAACGAACCTTGTTCGCTAAGTTTAGCTACGCTTTTCAGCTATAAAACTTAATCCTTGAACAAAAAGTAGTTAAACCTTAAGAGGTCCGCCTAAAGAGGACTTTCTATTAAACAGAAACATGAAAGCCCTTATATTAAGGGCTTTTTTAATTTTATATTCTAAAATGAATAATTTTAGAGCTTAAAAGAAGCGCTGCTTGGCTTGCTCTGGCAGCTCTAAACCGGATAAATGGGCTCTTTGCAAAAGCTGCCAATAGTAGCGATAAGTAGCTCTATCGTGCAGTTCGCCTTCGTACTGGATTGGCCCCCAATGGTTATCTTGCGCCGCCATTAAAATATTGATCCCGTCTTCAACTTCTGAATAATCCGGTTTCATGGCATCAACAATCGCTTGGATCTGAGTGGGATAAATTGACCACATGCGCAAGAAACCAAATTCGCTGCGAGCACATTTTGCATCCGACTGAGTTTGTTCAGGATTTTTCAGATCCAAAGTTACATTATGCGAAGGAATAACACCGTTGGCCAAAGCTGCTGCCACCATTTCAGTTTTAGCTCTTGCAAGCAAAGGGTGATCGAATTGGCCGGGGCTGCGCATGCATTGAGCAGGAATAGCACCATTATGACCAGAAACGAAATCCATCATGCCGAAGTCTAATACTTGAACCCAGTCGATTTTGGCAATTTTCCAGACTTCTTTTAAGGCTCCGTGGGTTTCGATCAGCACATGAATGGGTATTTCCCGCTTGATATTGTGCGCTTTAGCAAGCTTTTTAACGTAACGTACCATCTTTTTAATTTGCTTGGCTTTGGTACATTTGGGCAGCGTAAAATAAGCTACTTTATCGCCTATTGCTGGCACTAAAATATCCAAATCAGCTTTCCAGTGGGGGTGGCTGTAATCGTGAATGCGAACGCCAGCCATCATATGCTTATTAGCATCACTTGCTAATACTTCAGCCACCATTTGCGCGTGCTCTTTTTCTTTACCAGCTTGAGCACCATCTTCGCAGTCGCAAGTAATGTCGAAAACTGGACCAATGCTGTCCTGCATCTCGAGCGCTTTACGGATCAGTTTCTCGCTTCCAGCAAAGTGTTCGCAAGAGGGGGTAATGGGAAATGGCTTTTCCGCATCGAATAAAGCAGTATCTGGATGGACTCTTTCTAATTGGTTGTTTTCGCTCACAAAAATCCCCTTAAAACAAATGGTTAGCTCAGCTATTTAGAATAAATTCTAGATCAGATTTTCACCCTTTGGAAGCTGGCTAAATAAATTCTTTAAAAAATTAAACAAACATTTGAAATGTTTGTTCGTATAAGGCATATTTATATTACTCAACTGGTCGGATTAGTCAAGATGATGCAAGAACATTCTTTTTTGGAAAAGGTCGATGAACAGGTGGTACTCGGTGGCTATTGGCCGGGGATCCAACTTTATTATCCTCCGGTTAAATATTCTCCCGCGGAAGGGGTTTATGAAAGCATGGAACAAGCTTCTGCACGAATGCGCAAATATGCTCATAACACCAAAGCACACACCTTATTGTTTGATTTAGAAGATGGTTGTCGTCAGAAAATTTTAAGTCGTGAGCTGTTACGCCAAGAATTACCCTTGTTTGAAGATCGTAAATTTCAAATTGCGCTACGGATTAACCCTTTCCGAACCGATGAATACGAGGAAGACTTAAAGCTTATTCGCGATATGCATCCCTTTATTGATGCGATTATTTTGGCAAAAGCGGGCGAGGTTTATGGCGCGGCTGAAATTCGTGATTTATCTGCTTGGCTGGTAGGAGTCGATCCAACCATTGAAATTCAGCCGATTATTGAACATCCGCGCTCTTTAAAGCTGGCTCCTGAACTAATGCAGTATTCGACTGTGCGTCATGTAGTTTTTGGGATTCATGATTTTTCTAAAGCAATGGCCATTCATTTAACTCCTGAAGGTTGGATTGATGAGCTAAAAACTTACTTGAGAATGCTATTGATGGAAGCGCGAATTGCCGGAAAAGGGGTGATCGGTGGGGTAGAGGTTCTGATCAACAAAACGCCGATGCCTGAAAACTGTATTGAGCCACACGAAGTGCGTCGCTGGTTAGATTTGCATGGTGAGCATGAGTCGCATGTGGTTCACCAACATGCATTAGTTGAGGCGCAAATGGGTTTAACGGGCAAGCAGGTGATTCATCCGTTTCATATTCATTTATGCAAAATGGCCTTTACCCCATCACCTTTACAAATTGAGCGCAACGTCAATATTTTGCAAGCGGCGATTGATGCTGATGCGCTATTGGGTGGCGCTATTAAATTTGAAGGCGAAATGCTCGATCCGCCGATGTTCGGTAAAGCCTTGCAGACGCTACTGCGAGCTTATGCTTTACATTCGCTTCAAGACAAAGACAAAGAGTTTGCGATGGACGTGATAAAGCGTCTGCCAGTGCATGTGATCCGCGAAAACTGGCCTTATGGCATGATCTAATGAGAGTCCTAGTGAGAGCTTTAATGAAAAATCTTAAGCAGAAAATCAATGCCTATAAATAAAGCGGATTGTTGAATGAAATATTCTTTTGATACAATTTTACGCCAGCACGGATCTGGCTGGCAGTGGCAAATTCCAGAGTTTTTTAATATTGCTGAAGCATGCGTGGATCAACATTTAGGCACGCCAAGAGCCGACCAAAAAGCGCTTATTATTGAAGATGATATTCTTGGTGAATCGGCTATTAGCTATCAACAATTATCCGAGCAAAGTTCCCAATTTGCTCATTGCTTAGCTGCTTTAGGTCTCGAACAGGGTGAGCGAGTATTGATTCGTTTGCCGAATCAACTCGAATATCCTGTGGCATTTTTTGGTAGCATCAAATACGGTGCTATTGCGGTGCCTACCTCGACTCTGTTGGCTGCATCTGAAGTTGCTTATTTGGCAAAAGACTCGGCTGCTAAGGTGTTAGTGACGGCCAAGAGTATGTGGCCGGAATTATCCAAAGCAATCCTCGAAACTTCCGTTGAAACAGTAATTTTAACCGGTGATTCTGAAGTAGAAGCAGAGACAGATGATTCAAATAAACTGCAAGTTTTAGATTTCACACAAGGCATAACAAGCAAGCCAAAATCTTTTGATAGTCACCAAAGTAAAGCCGATGATGCTGCTTATCTGGTCTATACCTCTGGAACTACTGGCTATCCTAAAGGTGTCTTGCATGCTCATAGGGCATTGCTAGGCCGCTTGCCTGCTAGTCGTTATTGGTTCGATCTTAATGACGATACGGTCGAGCGGATTATGCATTCGGGAAAATTCAACTGGACCTATGTGCTAGGCTCAGCGCTGATGGATCCGCTGTTGCATGGGCATACGGTAATTGCTTATGAAGGAAAAAACGACGCCAATACCTGGCCACATTTAATCCAAAAGCATCAATGCTCTATTTTTATTGGGGTGCCAACCATATATCGGCAAATTATTCAGAAAGCCAATTTCAAGCAGCAAGATTTACCATCGCTAAAACATTGTATGAGCGCGGGTGAACATTTATCTGATGAGATGCAGCAAGCATGGGAGCAGCGTTTTGGCAAACCTATTTATGAAGCCATTGGTATGTCGGAAGTGTCTTATTATATTTCGCAGCATAAGTCAGCCAAAGTGAAACCGGGCGCGGCAGGTTTTGTCCAGCCCGGTCATTTGGTGCAATTGTTGGATGAGAATTTAGAAGTGGTGCAAGCAATGGATGAAGGCATGATTTGTATCGGGCAAGATGATCCTGGTTTGTTTTTGGAGTATTGGCAATTACCCGAAGAAACTGCCAAAGCCAAGCGACAAGGTTGGTTTTTTACTGGTGATTATGCCAAGCAGGATAGCGAAGGTTACATTTGGTTTCTGGGCCGTAAAGATGACATTATCAATAGTTTTGGCTATCGAATTTCGCCTCACGAAATCGAAAGGGTGATTAAAACTCACCCCGCAGTAGCAGATTGTGTGGCTTTGGGTGAAGATATAGCCGGCGGCAAGACTTTAGTGGTGGTTTGCGTGATCCCCACTGACGACGCAGAGACTAATGAAGAAGAAATATTAACCTTTGGTCAGCATCATTTGGCTAAATATAAGGCACCGAAAAAAGCCTATTTAATGCAGGATTTTCCGCGAACCAAGAACGGTAAAGTTTTGCGCAAACAATTAATTCAACAATTATCAGAGCAGCAGGAATAAATCATGAGTTACCGTCCACGCCGTACCGTTTTGTATGTGCCTAATCACGTCGCTAAGTTTTTACACAAGGCGCGTAAGCTCGATGCGGATACCATCATATTTGATATGCAGGAATCGGTTCCTCCTGAGTTCAAGCAAACTGCTAGAGATTTGTTAGTACAAGAGTTTTTGCAATCGAGCGATTTTGGTCATTCTGAAAAAGTGATTCGAATCAATTCGCTAGAGAGTCAGTGGGGCAAAGAAGATCTGGCAGCGATTGCCAATTTAGAGTTTGATGCCATTTTATTACCAAGAGTGGAGTCTGCGCAGCAACTGCTAGAGTCGATTGCGATTATTGATCAAGCGCGCGGCGATCAATTGCCGATTATGGTGAATATCGAAAGCCCGCTTGGAGTTTTAAATGCGCAGGGAATTTGTGCTGCGACCGAACGTTTGCAGGCGGTGGTGATGGGTACTACCGATTTATCCAACGAACTTAAAATTACTCCAACCTATGATAGAGCAGGGCTCTTGACTAGCTTATCTTTAGTTATGTTAGCCGCCAGAGCTTATAAAAAATGTGTTATCGATGGTCCTCATTTTGATCTAAAAAATGTTGAAGCGTGTGAATTTTCTTGTCGTCAGGCGCGCGACTTAGGCTTTGATGGTAAGGCGGTGGTGCACCCGGTGCAGCTTGACTATACCAACGATGCCTTTACTCCTAAATTAAATGATATCCAAAGAGCGCAATCGATTATCGAAGCGATTGAAGAAGCTAATAAAGCTGGCCGAAATGTGGCTGTGCTTGATGACCGGCTGATTGAGCCTTCGTTAAAAGAGTGGGCAGAAAGAGTGATTAGTCTATATAATCGAGTCAAAGACTTAGGCCAAAACGAACTGATAGGTTCTTAAACTAAAGCATTGATAGCACTATGAACAATAAAGCTTCGAATAATAAAGCATCGGCAGGACGATTTTTTGAAGATTTTTCCTTGGGGGAGCAAATTTATCATGCAACTCCAAGAACCATTACCGAATCCGATGCAGCTTTATATCTAGCTTTAACCGGTAGCCGTTTTAGCCTCTATTGCAATCAAGAATTTGCCAAACGATTAGGCTTTAAAGCAAGCCCGATTGATAATTTTTTAGTATTTCATATCGCTTTTGGTAAAACCGTTAATGATATTTCACTTAATGCGGTAGCTAATTTAGGCTATGCCGAATTGCAGTTTTACATACCAACTTTTGCTGGTGATACCTTAAGCGTGATGTCGGAAGTGATTGGACTTAAGGAAAATAGCAACGGTAAAACGGGCATTGTTTATGTGCAATCCAAAGCTTTAAACCAAAATGGCCATACGGTGTTAAGTTGGAAGCGCTGGGTGATGGTGCATAAGCGAGAGCAGCAAATGCTCAATAGCTTTGAGGTTAAACCGCAGTTAGATCCGAAGATAGCGCTAGACTCTTTGTCGGTTCCGCTGGGTTATTCGTCACAAAATTACGACCCGCAAGTTAGTGGCGAAAAATACGTCTTAAATGATTATCAGTTGGGCGAATGGATTGATCATATTGACGGGATCAGTATTGATGATACCCAACATACAATGGCCACTAATCTTTATCAAAACAATGCTAAGGTTCATTTTAATCAACATCAAATGAGCAATAGTCGGCATGGCCAACGCTTAGTTTATGGTGGTCATGTGATTTCTTTATGCCGCACCGTATCGCACAATGGTCTAGCCAATGCCCAATGGCTTTCTGCGATTAATGCCGGCTCACACCTTAACCCAACTTATGCGGGCGATACTATTTATGCTGCCAGTCAGGTGCTGGAAAAGCAGAATCTGGGTAGCGGTGTTGGTGTTTTACAACTGAGAACTTTAGGCTTTAAAAATATTCAGTGGCAAGCAATGCAGTCGCAATTTGAAATGGAATTGGATGGTAAAAAATCATTTCATCCGCAGTTGGTTTTGGATCTTAATTATTCTGTCCTGATCCCTGCTTAATAGTCGAGCAGATCCAGGTTGCTGCAAGCTCACTCTAAAGATTCTTAACTTAATCATTAGTCTTTCGTTCGTGCGCTAGTTTGTGGTAGCGTATCCTTTCTGAATTTATAGAGTAAACCAATCTAGATGGGATTAGGTGAGATTTTAGCTCTAGCCTGCGCCGTATGCTGGGCGATTGGCATTGTTTTATTTAAACACTCGGGCGAAACGCTAACAGCCAATAGCTTAAACCTATTGAAAAATTGCATAGGCCTGTTGCTGATCGTGCCCACGGCCATGGTCTTTGAAGGCCTAAAGATCCCCAACTTGAGCGTGACGGATTGGCTCATCGTGATTGCCAGTGGCTATTTTGGCATTGCTATTGCCGATAGCTGGTATTTTCAGGCATTAAGACGTCTCGGTGCTGGTCGAACGGCGATAGTAGCTAGTTTGTATAGCCCTTTTGTCATCATACTTTCCATCATATTACTCGGTGAGCGTCTGCAATCATGGCAATGGTTGGGTTTGGTGCTGGTGTTAGTTGGTATTTTATTGGTGATTTATCAAAAGCACTATCAATATATCGACAAACAAGAGCTATACAGGGGTAGTGCTTTTGCTTGCGCTGCGGTGTTTTTAACCGCCCTTGGAGTGGTCGCAGTAAAGCCTATTTTTGATAATGATAGCAATGGCTTTTTCTGGATAGTAGCATTTCGTTTAATTGCGGGAGTTGTTGGGGCTTTAATTTTCTTGATATTAAAAGGAAAACTATCCGCGATACGTAAAGAAGTTGTTGAGCAGCAGCATAATTGGCCAATATTAGTTACCGCTAGTGTCTTTGCAACTTATTTTGCCATGCTATTTTGGCTTGGTGGTTTTAAATACACTGACGCCTCTATTGCCTCAGTCTTAAACGAAACCTCAAATATTTTTATAGTGTTATTAGCATGGCTATTCTTAAAAGAAGCTTTTGATAAACGAAAGTTTTTTGGCGTGACTTTAGCATTCGCTGGAGTGATGGTTTTTCTAGGATTTTAAGTCAATCGTGGTGATGATGTATATTAATTAACTTCACCAACCGTAACAATTTTCATGGCATTTGTGCCGCCAAGTTTGCCCATAGAATCACCTTTGGTGATGATGACTAAATCTCCATCTTGCACGTGGCCGCGAGTTCGTAATTCTTCAACCGCCAGTCGATTGACATCATGACGAGCGAGGGCAGTCGGGTCAAAATGGATCGCTTCGACGCCGCGATAAAGGGCAACTTTTCTCAGAGTTTCAATGCTGCGGCTCAAAGCATAAATCGGCATACCTGAGCGAATACGCGACAACCAAAGCGCGGTTGAGCCCGATTCGGTAAGTGAAATGATCGCTTTAACCCTGTTTAAATGGTTCGCAGTGTACATGGTGGCCATGGCAATGGCCTCATCTATCACTTCAAAATTAATATCAATGCGGTGGTTTGAAGTTTTAGCGAGACTTTGTCCTTCGGCGCCAACACAAACATTTGCCATGGCTTGCACTGTTTTTGCTGGATTGTCGCCTGTGGCTGTTTCCGCACTGAGCATCACTGCATCAGTGCCATCTAAAATAGCATTAGCTACATCAAAAATTTCCGCACGGGTTGGAATGGGGTTATGGATCATGGATTCCATCATTTGGGTTGCGGTAATAACCACACGATTAAGTTCACGAGTTCGGTTGATAATATGTTTTTGCACCCCAATCAATTGAGCATCACCAATTTCAACACCTAGATCACCTCGAGCCACCATAACCGCATCAGATGCTAAAATAATCGAATCTAAAATATCATGATCATTAACCGTTTCAGCGCGCTCAATTTTTGCTACTAAAGCACAATTACCGCCAGCTTGTTGCAGCAATTCACGAGCTTGATTGATATCGTCAGCACTGCGGGGGAAGGATACTGCTAGATAATCAATGCCAATTTTGGCAGCAGTTTTAATATCCTCTTTATCTTTACCGGTTAAGGCTGGCGCAGAAAGGCCGCCGCCGCGAAGGTTAATCCCTTTATTGTTACTGAGTTCGCCACCAACCAACACCTTAGTGATGACTTTGGTATCTGTTACTTGACTAATTTGCAGCTGGATCCGTCCGTCATCTAGCATCAATTGATCGCCAGCTTTGACCTCTTGTGGCAAGCTGGTGTAGCTGGTGCCTACTTGCTGTTTATCGCCTGACTCTCGATTAAGAGCGGTATCAATAGTGAACTCTTGATCGGCATCTAAATAAATTTTTCCCTCTTGAAAACGAGCCACACGAATTTTTGGTCCTTGTAAGTCACCTAGAATCGCAATGTAAGTATTAAGCTCACGAGCGATATCACGAATACGCTCAGCCCGACGAATATGATCTTCTGCTTCGCCATGGGAAAAGTTTAATCGAAAAACATTGGCGCCAGCGTCAATTAATGATTGGATGGATTCGCGAGAGTCAGTGGCAGGGCCTAAAGTAGCTACAATTTTAGTACGTTTTAGCATAGTGGAATTTTTAAAAGGTATATGGATATAGTCTAAAACGATTGCATAAGATTACAACTACAATTTTATGAAACCGAGTCTGGTATGACCAAGTTTGGCGATGGTTTTGTATTGACGCTTAGTAAAGAAAAGGAGCCTTGCGACTCCTTTCTTATAACTATCACTAAAAATTTAAGAGCTTTCCAAAGCAGCTTGCTGTTTGGCTAAGCTTTTGGGATCACGCTTTAAGAACCAATCTTTAGCATTACCCATCATCACATAAAGACAAGGGATCCAAACTAGAGTAATCAGCGTTGCAAAGACAATACCAAAACCTAGCGAGACAGCCATTGGTATCACCAGTTGTGCTTGTAAACTAGTTTCTAAAGTAATTGGCAATAAACCAAAGAAGGTAGTTAAAGAGGTTAAAATAATAGCTCTAAAACGACGAGTTCCAGCATTGATTGCAGCTTCTGTACGGCTCATTCCTTCAGCTCTACCTCGATTGATAAAATCAACCATTAATAGGCTGTCGTTCACTACCACTCCTGAAAGGGCTATGATGCCAAAGAAAGAGAACATGCTTAGAGAAATCCCCATCAGTAAATGTCCTACCATGGCACCAATCATACCAAAGGGGATTGCAGACATAACCACTAGAGGCTTTACATAAGACTTCAAAGGAATTGCTAATAAGATAAAGATCAAGGCCATACCTATTAAGAAGCCACCAACTAACTCACCAACTAAGGTTTGTTGATTTTTGCTAGGACCGCCTGGTACCAGTTTGACGCTTGGATATTTGGCCAATAGGTTAGGCAAAAAATCTTTTTTAATCGCTGCGTCAATATCATTAGAGGATATTGGCGCCTCAGGACTCACATCCGCAGATAAGCGGTTCGCTCTAACACCATCGATTCGTGAAATACCAGAGAAACCTTCTGCGATAGTAAAAGTGGCTACATCGTTGAAGGTTACATAGTCACCGTTTTGCGTTCTTACAGGCATATTTTCCAAATTACCTAAAGAACGACGCTCGGAAAGAGGGTAACGAACAAATACTTTGATTTCTTCATTATCACGCTGGAAACGCTGCGCTTCGGCGCCATAAAAAGCATTCCTAACTTGACGGGATAAATCAGATACCGTTAAGCCTAAGTTTGTAGCAGCAGGTTTTAACTTAATGATAATTTCTTCTTTACCACCCGAAAGACTATCGCTAATGTCGTAGACGCCTTCATAGGTGGATAGCTTGGTCTTAATTTCCTCGGAAACTAGGCGCAGTTCTTCCATATTATCACCGATCAAGCGGTAACCAACGCCGCCACCACCGGGGCCACCGCCACCGCCAAAGCTGACTTCTTTAACTCCAGGGACTTGACCAATTTTGTCGCGCCATAAATCGTTAATTTTAAACTGATTGATAGGCAGGTTTTCAGATTTATGAAACTCAACCCACATGTAGGCCGCAGTATTATTATTGGTCCAAGAGATAGAGTGAGCCTTGATCGGTTTACCGTACTCTTCGGTAACTTCTTTGTCTAACTCAATCAGCTTACTTTCCACAAACTCTACTGCCTCTATGGTTTTTTCGGCAGTTGAACCTTCGGCCATTTTAATTTCAACAAAGGTGCCATCGTTTGGAATGTTAGGGAAAAGTTCAGCTTTTACCCAGCCAGCACCAATAAAACCAGCAGTAGAAATTAAAAATAGACAAATGAAACTTAAAATAACTAAACCACGAACACCAATTAAACTCTTGAGTTTGGGTGCATATACATTTTTAACAAACCTATCAAGAAAAGCTGCAACTTTGCGACGAATGCCGGCAAAAAAGAGTTTGGCTTTTCGAAGACTAGGGTTTTTAGTATCTTCCGGTTTGTTTAATTTCATATGAGCCAAGTGAGCAGGCAAGATAAGCTTGGACTCAATTAACGAGAAGATTAAGCAGAACATCACGATTAAGCCAATTGACGCCATGGCGTTACTAAAAGCGCCAGAAACGTTAAGCATGGGATAAAATGCTGCTATGGTGGTTAGGACGCCAAAAGTAGCGGGTAATGCAACTCTTCTAGCGCCTTCGATGACACTATCGACAGTATGTCCTTTTTCCTCAATGCTAGCCCAAGAACTCTCGGCAATAATAATCGCATCGTCAACTACGATCCCTAAGACTAGGATAAAAGCAAACAGGGTGATCATATTGATGGTCATGGCGAAGCCAGGATAAATAAGCATTAAGGCAAAGGCGCCGGCGAAACAAATTGGGATGCCGATAGCAACCCAGAAAGCCAGCTTAAACCTTAAAAACAATGCCAATACAATAAATACCAAAGCTAATCCAGCCAGCATATTATTCTGCATTAACTCCAAACGGCCTTTCAAATAATAGGTTCCATCTCCCCAAGCATCCACTTGGATAGAAGAGGGCAGGTTTGGGCGCTTTTCATCAAGATATTTATAGACCGCCGCAGATGACGCTAGATCATCGGACTCTAAGCTGGATTTAACTCGAAGATTGACGGCATTTTTGCCATCAAAGCGCGAAATGAACTGATATTCAGCAAAGCCATCATCAATAGTGGCAATATCCGATAAAAATAGTCTGGTTCCATCAGTACGAGTTAATAAAGGTATTTGCGCAAAATCATATCCGTTGTAGGCTTGTTCTTTGGTTCGAACTAAAATATCTCCGCCTGTGGTTTTGATCGTACCGCTTGGCAAATCTAAAGATGATTTGCGTATGGCTTGAGATACCTCTTCAATGGTGAGGCCATATTCGCGCAACTTGTGATCGGTAACTTGAATGCCTATTTCGTAGGGTCGAACGCCATTGACTTCTACGGTGCTGATAGCATCTTTTGCGACCAACTCATCTTTGATTTCGTTAGCCAGTTCCTTTAAGGTCCTTTCATCTGCGTCACCATAAACGCTGACCCACATCACATCACGTTGAAATTTCCGCTCATAAATAACCGGTCGTTCAGCGGAGTCTGGAAGTTGCGGAACAACGGTATCTACTTGAACCTTAACTTCATCCATGACCTCAGAAACTTCGTAACCTTGCTTAATTTCGATAGTAATGTTCGCGGAGCCTTCGCGGGCATAAGAGGTTATTTTTTCAATCCCATCAATTTCCTTAATATTCTCTTCTATCTTTACGACAATCCCTTCTTCGACTTCTTGCGGTGCTGCGCTGGGGTAAGATACTCGTACTGAAATAGAATTAGTAATAAGGTCTGGAAACACCTGTTGACGCAGTTTGCTAATGCCGATAAAGCCAGCAATGAATATAGCTATCATCAATAAATTTGCAGCTACCGTATTGCGCGTAAACCAAGCGATGATGCCGGAGTTTGTATCGTATTCTTTGACCATTAGTTAGCTCCTATTGACTAACGGCTATGTTCTTTGCCGACGACGGGTTTTTATCATCACTTGCGTCTTCGGAATCTACTTTTTCAGCAGTTTCAGGAGTGTCTTCTTCGCCAATTTTTTTGACTAACATGTCGTTTATAGGGTTTTCAATAGGTGTTATAACAACTTCAGTGCCATCTTCGATACCGCCGTTAATGTAGATGAAGTCTTTTTCGCCCCTAACTACATCAACCTTGGTCAGTTTAATTTTACTTTCATCTGAAATAGTTAAGATTTGAGTTGTATTAATGAATGCTAAGCGCGGCAGCTTGATCAAGTTGCTCTGAGTGATGCCTTCAATTTTAGCATCAACAAAAGTACCAAAGCGAAGTGGTACATCAATATTGCGTTGTTGCGTAAGGTTGTAGGGATCAGTAATTTCAGCAACCAGATAGGTTAGTCGATTGTTTTCTTCAACAACTCCTTCGGTTCTGACTAGTTTGCCATACCACTGATGTTCACTCCCGGCATAAATACCGGTCAACAAAACATTGGGATAACTGCTTTCATCTCCTTGTTTGGGTAGTTCAAGAAAGGCGAGTTCACGATCGGGTAATGGAAGACGAATTTCTGCGGTTTGTGTACCGAATAGGTTTGCTACAGAGCTTCCCGTGTTTACATATTGTCCTAGATCTACTTGTTTACTC
This region includes:
- the pyk gene encoding pyruvate kinase, encoding MLKRTKIVATLGPATDSRESIQSLIDAGANVFRLNFSHGEAEDHIRRAERIRDIARELNTYIAILGDLQGPKIRVARFQEGKIYLDADQEFTIDTALNRESGDKQQVGTSYTSLPQEVKAGDQLMLDDGRIQLQISQVTDTKVITKVLVGGELSNNKGINLRGGGLSAPALTGKDKEDIKTAAKIGIDYLAVSFPRSADDINQARELLQQAGGNCALVAKIERAETVNDHDILDSIILASDAVMVARGDLGVEIGDAQLIGVQKHIINRTRELNRVVITATQMMESMIHNPIPTRAEIFDVANAILDGTDAVMLSAETATGDNPAKTVQAMANVCVGAEGQSLAKTSNHRIDINFEVIDEAIAMATMYTANHLNRVKAIISLTESGSTALWLSRIRSGMPIYALSRSIETLRKVALYRGVEAIHFDPTALARHDVNRLAVEELRTRGHVQDGDLVIITKGDSMGKLGGTNAMKIVTVGEVN
- a CDS encoding CoA ester lyase, which codes for MSENNQLERVHPDTALFDAEKPFPITPSCEHFAGSEKLIRKALEMQDSIGPVFDITCDCEDGAQAGKEKEHAQMVAEVLASDANKHMMAGVRIHDYSHPHWKADLDILVPAIGDKVAYFTLPKCTKAKQIKKMVRYVKKLAKAHNIKREIPIHVLIETHGALKEVWKIAKIDWVQVLDFGMMDFVSGHNGAIPAQCMRSPGQFDHPLLARAKTEMVAAALANGVIPSHNVTLDLKNPEQTQSDAKCARSEFGFLRMWSIYPTQIQAIVDAMKPDYSEVEDGINILMAAQDNHWGPIQYEGELHDRATYRYYWQLLQRAHLSGLELPEQAKQRFF
- a CDS encoding HpcH/HpaI aldolase/citrate lyase family protein, giving the protein MMQEHSFLEKVDEQVVLGGYWPGIQLYYPPVKYSPAEGVYESMEQASARMRKYAHNTKAHTLLFDLEDGCRQKILSRELLRQELPLFEDRKFQIALRINPFRTDEYEEDLKLIRDMHPFIDAIILAKAGEVYGAAEIRDLSAWLVGVDPTIEIQPIIEHPRSLKLAPELMQYSTVRHVVFGIHDFSKAMAIHLTPEGWIDELKTYLRMLLMEARIAGKGVIGGVEVLINKTPMPENCIEPHEVRRWLDLHGEHESHVVHQHALVEAQMGLTGKQVIHPFHIHLCKMAFTPSPLQIERNVNILQAAIDADALLGGAIKFEGEMLDPPMFGKALQTLLRAYALHSLQDKDKEFAMDVIKRLPVHVIRENWPYGMI
- a CDS encoding DMT family transporter; protein product: MGLGEILALACAVCWAIGIVLFKHSGETLTANSLNLLKNCIGLLLIVPTAMVFEGLKIPNLSVTDWLIVIASGYFGIAIADSWYFQALRRLGAGRTAIVASLYSPFVIILSIILLGERLQSWQWLGLVLVLVGILLVIYQKHYQYIDKQELYRGSAFACAAVFLTALGVVAVKPIFDNDSNGFFWIVAFRLIAGVVGALIFLILKGKLSAIRKEVVEQQHNWPILVTASVFATYFAMLFWLGGFKYTDASIASVLNETSNIFIVLLAWLFLKEAFDKRKFFGVTLAFAGVMVFLGF
- a CDS encoding acyl-CoA synthetase; amino-acid sequence: MKYSFDTILRQHGSGWQWQIPEFFNIAEACVDQHLGTPRADQKALIIEDDILGESAISYQQLSEQSSQFAHCLAALGLEQGERVLIRLPNQLEYPVAFFGSIKYGAIAVPTSTLLAASEVAYLAKDSAAKVLVTAKSMWPELSKAILETSVETVILTGDSEVEAETDDSNKLQVLDFTQGITSKPKSFDSHQSKADDAAYLVYTSGTTGYPKGVLHAHRALLGRLPASRYWFDLNDDTVERIMHSGKFNWTYVLGSALMDPLLHGHTVIAYEGKNDANTWPHLIQKHQCSIFIGVPTIYRQIIQKANFKQQDLPSLKHCMSAGEHLSDEMQQAWEQRFGKPIYEAIGMSEVSYYISQHKSAKVKPGAAGFVQPGHLVQLLDENLEVVQAMDEGMICIGQDDPGLFLEYWQLPEETAKAKRQGWFFTGDYAKQDSEGYIWFLGRKDDIINSFGYRISPHEIERVIKTHPAVADCVALGEDIAGGKTLVVVCVIPTDDAETNEEEILTFGQHHLAKYKAPKKAYLMQDFPRTKNGKVLRKQLIQQLSEQQE
- a CDS encoding MaoC family dehydratase codes for the protein MNNKASNNKASAGRFFEDFSLGEQIYHATPRTITESDAALYLALTGSRFSLYCNQEFAKRLGFKASPIDNFLVFHIAFGKTVNDISLNAVANLGYAELQFYIPTFAGDTLSVMSEVIGLKENSNGKTGIVYVQSKALNQNGHTVLSWKRWVMVHKREQQMLNSFEVKPQLDPKIALDSLSVPLGYSSQNYDPQVSGEKYVLNDYQLGEWIDHIDGISIDDTQHTMATNLYQNNAKVHFNQHQMSNSRHGQRLVYGGHVISLCRTVSHNGLANAQWLSAINAGSHLNPTYAGDTIYAASQVLEKQNLGSGVGVLQLRTLGFKNIQWQAMQSQFEMELDGKKSFHPQLVLDLNYSVLIPA
- a CDS encoding CoA ester lyase; translated protein: MSYRPRRTVLYVPNHVAKFLHKARKLDADTIIFDMQESVPPEFKQTARDLLVQEFLQSSDFGHSEKVIRINSLESQWGKEDLAAIANLEFDAILLPRVESAQQLLESIAIIDQARGDQLPIMVNIESPLGVLNAQGICAATERLQAVVMGTTDLSNELKITPTYDRAGLLTSLSLVMLAARAYKKCVIDGPHFDLKNVEACEFSCRQARDLGFDGKAVVHPVQLDYTNDAFTPKLNDIQRAQSIIEAIEEANKAGRNVAVLDDRLIEPSLKEWAERVISLYNRVKDLGQNELIGS